Proteins from a genomic interval of Arachis hypogaea cultivar Tifrunner chromosome 10, arahy.Tifrunner.gnm2.J5K5, whole genome shotgun sequence:
- the LOC112717986 gene encoding uncharacterized protein — MRRHVFLRIVDALLNVYPYFQQRIDAAGRRGLSPLQKCTAAIWMLAYGVAADAVDDYVCIDESTTIKCLEKFVEVVISAFEDEYLRKPNPNDVRRLLQMAEGRGFLGMLVLEVVVSSDLWIWHAFFGVSGSNNDINVLDRSPMFDDILNDRVSESLAAASKTLRTAKKMLLPELFN, encoded by the exons ATGAGAAGACATGTGTTCCTTCGGATAGTAGACGCTCTCTTAAACGTCTATCCGTATTTTCAACAGAGGATTGATGCAGCTGGAAGAAGAGGCTTGTCACCACTCCAAAAATGTACCGCTGCGATATGGATGTTAGCATATGGCGTAGCAGCTGAtgctgttgatgattatgtgtgcATAGACGAGAGCACTACAATTAAATGCTTGGAAAAATTTGTTGAAGTTGTCATTTCGGCGTTCGAGGACGAATACTTGCGAAAACCAAATCCAAATGACGTACGACGCCTGCTACAAATGGCAGAGGGTCGTGGCTTTCTTGGCATGTTGG TACTTGAGGTTGTAGTATCTTCAGACCTTTGGATATGGCATGCGTTCTTTGGAGTTTCTGGTTCAAATAATGATATCAATGTGTTAGATCGTTCTCCAATGTTCGATGATATTCTAAATGACCGTGTTTCGGag TCTCTTGCGGCTGCTTCGAAAACTCTACGCACTGCAAAAAAAATGTTGTTGCCCGAGTTATTCAACTAA